In Zunongwangia sp. HGR-M22, the sequence TCACGGTTTTTCGCATACTTCATAAACGGGATATAACTTGGATAATCTAACGTGAAGATCCAGCCCTCTTTTTCGCGAGATTCAGCAACACCTTTAGCTTCTTCTTTAAAACTTTCCGGTAAACCTTCAAGATCGTCCTTGTTGGTAATTTGTAGCTCAAATTTATTAGTTTCAGCTAATACATTTTCACCAAAATGTAAACTTAACGCAGCAAGTTGCTTGTCGATTTCTCGTAATTCCTCTTGTTTTTCTTTCGGAAGATTGGCACCGTTTCTAGAAAACGACTTGTATTTTTTATCTAAAAGCGTTTTTTGTTCGGTTGTAAGATCTAACTGATCTTTTTGATCGTAAACCGATTTTACACGTTTAAATAAATCTTCATTTAAAATTATATCGTTACTAAATTCAGATAATAATGGAGAAACTTCCTGAGCAATTTTCTGAATTTCTGCGTTGGTTTCTGCGGAATTAAGGTTGAAGAAAATACTGGTTACACGATCTAATTTTTCACCGGCAAATTCTAATTCCTCTATAGTATTCTGAAAAGTTGGTTCAGTTTCAGCTGAAGCAATTGCTTCAATTTCAGCTTTTGCTAGTTGTATAGCTTCGGTAATTGCAGGTTTAAAATGTTCGGTTTCAATTTTAGAAAACGGAGCATAATTAAAATCTTGCAATAATGGATTATCTGTACTCATATACATTCAATTTTTTCGAATTAGTGAAGTACAAAGCCTAAGCCATAATCAAGATTAGTTATTTTATTTCAGGTTTTTAAGATTGATTGCCAGAATTAAGGAATCTGAGTTATTTTATTCGGACGAATTGGCAGAGTTTTTAGAGTTTAGAAATTAGACCGCTTTGCTGCTAGAAAATAGATTTATAGGTTTTTGGAAACAAGATTTCAATTAGCAATAACCAATAATCAATTAGCAGGCAGCCTTTAGTTTTCAGCAATCAGTACATTTCATTACAGATTAATTCTAAAGAAATGGCGAAATTTCATTCAAAATTCAGCATTTAAAATTCGAAATAAGTATCCTGTTTCTAAAATCTATTGTCTAACATCTAAAATCTGAAAACGAAGCGATCTAGTTGCTACTTCTTCTTAACCTCTTCTGCGCCTTTGATCACTTTTTCTTTAAGTCCTTCTTTAAAAACTAGCACTTTATCTTGAACACATTTATCGGCAGCACCGATAATTTGAGCAGCTAAAATCCCTGCGTTTTTAGCACCATCTAAAGCAACGGTAGCTACGGGAACACCGCCCGGCATTTGCAGAATCGATAATACAGAATCCCAACCATCGATAGAGTTTCTAGATTTTACCGGAACACCAATAACTGGTAGCGGAGAAAGTGAAGCAATCATTCCTGGTAAATGTGCGGCGCCACCAGCACCGGCAATTATTACGCTAATTCCGCGAGTATGAGCATTTTTTCCGTAATCGAATAATTTCTCCGGAGTTCGATGTGCTGAAACAATATCTACTTCAACTTCAATATCAAAACCCTGTAAAATATCTACTGCTTCCTGCATTACCGGCAGGTCGCTAGTACTTCCCATAATAATTCCTACTTTGCTCATTTTATATCTTTTTGACTACTAAACTTTTAATTTATAGTATCTCTTGTTTTCGTCATTCCGTGCCTGACACGGAATCTCATCCCCGTTGAAAAATCGAATGAGACCCTGAAACAAGTTCAGGGTGACGTGTAATTTATTCTTATTGCTAATTTGTTTATAAGTTTAGGAAATAGAAATTCAGACAAAAACCGATTTGATAATTTTCTAACTTCTAACTTCTAACTTCTAACTTCTAACTTCTAACTTCTAACTTCTAACTTCTAACTTCTAACTTCTAACTTCTAACTTCTAACTTCTAACTTCTAACTTCTAACTTCTAACTTTAATAGTTCCTTTTACCTGTTCCGCAATTTTTCTTGCTTCGTCAATATTTTCGTTTACAATAGTTACGTGTCCCATTTTTCGAAAAGGACGTGTGATCTTTTTTCCGTAGATATGGGGAGTAACACCTTCCATTTTCATGATTTTATCGATATTCTCGTAAACTACTTCGCCCTCATAATCTTTGTCACCAACTAGGTTTACCATTATTCCACCTAATTTGCTATCGGTTTTTCCTAAAGGTAAATCTAAAATAGCGCGAATATGTTGCTCAAACTGATTGGTGTAACTCGCTTCAATACTATAATGCCCACTGTTGTGAGGGCGTGGTGCTACTTCGTTTACTAAAATTTCATCATTTTCGGTTTGAAACATTTCTACAGCCAAAAGGCCTACATGCTCAAAAGCTTTAGAAACTTTTTGTGCTATCGCTCTGGCTTTTTCAGCAAC encodes:
- the purE gene encoding 5-(carboxyamino)imidazole ribonucleotide mutase yields the protein MSKVGIIMGSTSDLPVMQEAVDILQGFDIEVEVDIVSAHRTPEKLFDYGKNAHTRGISVIIAGAGGAAHLPGMIASLSPLPVIGVPVKSRNSIDGWDSVLSILQMPGGVPVATVALDGAKNAGILAAQIIGAADKCVQDKVLVFKEGLKEKVIKGAEEVKKK